Proteins found in one Odocoileus virginianus isolate 20LAN1187 ecotype Illinois chromosome 10, Ovbor_1.2, whole genome shotgun sequence genomic segment:
- the LOC110149750 gene encoding olfactory receptor 5G3-like, producing the protein MEDQNQTAVTEFLFLGLTDHLYLQIVLFFFLLFIYLATLGGNLGMITLIWIDPRLHTPMYFFLSHLSFVDLCSSSSIAPKMLCDIFANRRSISFVGCAAQMFFFGLFVATECFLLASMAYDRYMAICKPLLYTLIMSQRVCVQLVIGPYAVALVSTVTHTSLTFCLPFCGPNVVNHFFCDISPLLSLACADTRINKLVLFTLAGAIGVLSGLIIMISYVCILVAILRIQTADGRRKAFSTCSSHLAVVSILYGTLFFNYVRPSSSSSLGINKVISLFYTLITPMLNPLIYSLRNKEVKTAFSMKLERKTCLVFR; encoded by the coding sequence ATGGAAGATCAGAATCAGACAGCAGTgactgaatttcttttcttgggcctCACAGATCATCTCTATCTGCAAattgtcctctttttctttcttctttttatctatCTTGCCACTCTGGGTGGTAACTTGGGGATGATCACTCTCATATGGATTGATCCCAGACTCCACACTCCTATGTACTTTTTTCTTAGTCACTTGTCCTTTGTAGACTTGTGTTCCTCTTCTTCCATTGCCCCCAAGATGCTGTGTGATATCTTTGCAAATAGAAGAAGCATCTCCTTCGTGGGTTGTGCTGCACAGATGTTTTTCTTTGGTCTTTTTGTGGCCACTGAATGTTTCCTGTTGGCTTCCATGGCCTATGATCGGTATATGGCCATCTGTAAGCCCTTGTTGTACACACTCATTATGTCCCAGAGGGTCTGTGTGCAGCTGGTTATAGGCCCTTATGCTGTGGCTCTTGTAAGCACCGTGACCCATACGAGTCTCACTTTTTGCTTACCCTTCTGTGGTCCAAATGTGGTCAATCACTTTTTCTGTGATATTTCACCACTGCTTTCCCTTGCGTGTGCAGACACCCGGATCAATAAGTTGGTGCTTTTCACCTTGGCTGGAGCAATAGGAGTGCTCAGTGGCCTGATCATCATGATCTCCTATGTTTGCATCCTGGTGGCCATCCTGAGGATCCAGACTGCCGATGGGAGGAGGAAAGCTTTCTCTACTTGTTCTTCTCACCTGGCAGTTGTCTccatcctgtatgggactcttttcTTCAATTATGTTCGACCCAGCTCAAGTTCCTCCCTAGGTATCAATAAAGTGATTTCTCTCTTTTACACTCTGATTACCCCCATGTTGAACCCCCTCATCTACAGCTTGAGGAACAAAGAGGTGAAAACTGCATTCAGTATGAAACTTGAAAGGAAAACTTGCTTAGTATTTAGGTAA
- the LOC110149749 gene encoding olfactory receptor 5G3-like: MEDQNQTAVTEFLFLGLTDHLYLQIVLFFFLLFIYLATLGGNLGMITLIWIDPRLHTPMYFFLSHLSFVDLCSSSSIAPKMLCDIFANRRSISFMGCAAQMFFFGLFVATECFLLASMAYDRYTAICKPLLYTLIMSQRVCVQLVIGPYAVALVSTVTHTSLTFCLPFCGPNVVNHFFCDISPLLSLACADTRINKLVLFTLAGAIGVLSGLIIMISYVCILVAILRIQTADGRRKAFSTCSSHLAAVSILGGTLFFIYVRPSSSSSLGINKVISLFYTLITPMLNPLIYSLRNKEVKNSFSRKFERKNCPIGR, encoded by the coding sequence ATGGAAGATCAGAATCAGACAGCAGTgactgaatttcttttcttgggcctCACAGATCATCTCTATCTGCAAattgtcctctttttctttcttctttttatctatCTTGCCACTCTGGGTGGTAACTTGGGGATGATCACTCTCATATGGATTGATCCCAGACTCCACACTCCTATGTACTTTTTTCTTAGTCACTTGTCCTTTGTAGACTTGTGTTCCTCTTCTTCCATTGCCCCCAAGATGCTGTGTGATATCTTTGCAAATAGAAGAAGCATCTCCTTCATGGGTTGTGCTGCACAGATGTTTTTCTTTGGTCTTTTTGTGGCCACTGAATGTTTCCTGTTGGCTTCCATGGCCTATGATCGGTACACGGCCATCTGTAAGCCCTTGTTGTACACACTCATTATGTCCCAGAGGGTCTGTGTGCAGCTGGTTATAGGCCCTTATGCTGTGGCTCTTGTAAGCACCGTGACCCATACGAGTCTCACTTTTTGCTTACCCTTCTGTGGTCCAAATGTGGTCAATCACTTTTTCTGTGATATTTCACCACTGCTTTCCCTTGCGTGTGCAGACACCCGGATCAATAAGTTGGTGCTTTTCACCTTGGCTGGAGCAATAGGAGTGCTCAGTGGCCTGATCATCATGATCTCCTATGTTTGCATCCTGGTGGCCATCCTGAGGATCCAGACTGCCGATGGGAGGAGGAAAGCTTTCTCTACTTGTTCTTCTCACCTGGCAGCTGTCTCCATCCTAGGTGGAactcttttcttcatttatgttCGACCCAGCTCAAGTTCCTCCCTAGGTATCAATAAAGTGATTTCTCTCTTTTACACTCTGATTACCCCCATGTTGAACCCCCTCATCTACAGCTTGAGGAACAAAGAGGTGAAGAATTCATTCAGTAGAAAGTTTGAAAGGAAAAACTGTCCAATTGGTAGGTGA
- the LOC110149751 gene encoding olfactory receptor 5G3-like — protein sequence MENKNQTAVTEFLFLGLTGHLYQQIALFVILLLVYLVTLGSNLGMITLIGIDPRLHTPMYFFLSHLSFVDLCSSSSVAPKMLCDIFVERKGISFVGCAAQMWFLGFFVATECFLLASMAYDRYTAICKPLLYTLIMSQRVCVQLGIGPYAVALVSSMTHTTLTFRLPFCGPNVINHFFCDISPLLSLACTDTSVIKCILFTLAGAIGVLSGLIIMISYVCILVAILRIQTADGRRKAFSTCSSHLAVVSILYGTLFFVYVRPSSSSSLGISKVISLFYTVLTPMLNPLIYSLRNKEVKNSFSRRFERKTIFKGDKIEF from the coding sequence ATGGAAAATAAGAATCAGACAGCAGTgactgaatttcttttcttgggcctCACAGGTCATCTCTATCAGCAGATTGCCCTATTTGTCATTCTTCTTTTGGTCTATCTTGTCACACTAGGGAGTAACCTGGGGATGATCACTCTCATAGGGATTGATCCCAGACTCCACACTCCTATGTACTTTTTTCTTAGTCACTTGTCCTTTGTAGACCTGTGTTCCTCGTCTTCTGTTGCCCCCAAGATGCTGTGTGATATCTTCGTGGAGAGAAAGGGCATCTCTTTCGTGGGTTGTGCTGCACAGATGTGGTTCCTTGGTTTTTTTGTGGCCACTGAATGTTTCCTGCTGGCTTCCATGGCCTATGATCGGTACACGGCCATCTGCAAGCCCTTGTTGTACACACTCATTATGTCCCAGAGGGTCTGTGTGCAGCTGGGTATAGGCCCTTACGCTGTGGCTCTTGTAAGCTCTATGACCCACACCACACTGACGTTTCGCTTACCCTTCTGTGGTCCAAATGTTATCAATCACTTTTTCTGTGACATTTCACCACTGCTTTCCCTAGCGTGCACAGACACCTCAGTGATTAAATGTATACTTTTCACCTTGGCTGGAGCGATAGGTGTACTCAGTGGCCTGATCATCATGATCTCCTATGTTTGCATTCTGGTGGCCATCCTGAGGATCCAGACTGCCGATGGGAGGAGGAAAGCTTTCTCTACTTGTTCTTCTCACCTGGCAGTTGTCTCCATCCTCTATGGGactcttttctttgtttatgtTCGACCTAGCTCAAGTTCCTCCCTAGGTATCAGTAAAGTGATTTCCCTCTTTTACACGGTGTTAACTCCCATGTTGAACCCTCTTATCTACAGCTTGAGGAACAAAGAGGTGAAGAATTCGTTCAGCAGGAGGTttgaaaggaaaactatttttaaaggtgATAAAATAGAATTCTAA